In Panthera leo isolate Ple1 chromosome B3, P.leo_Ple1_pat1.1, whole genome shotgun sequence, a single genomic region encodes these proteins:
- the PIGBOS1 gene encoding protein PIGBOS1 → MFGRLTLPQLLFASILGIAGGMYIYQPIFEQYYRDKVEFKEKLKLTQESEEKKS, encoded by the coding sequence ATGTTTGGGAGATTGACTCTTCCACAACTGCTTTTTGCTAGCATCCTTGGAATTGCTGGAGGAATGTATATTTATCAACCAATATTTGAACAGTACTACCGAGATAaggtggaatttaaagaaaagttgaaattGACACAAGaatcagaagagaagaaaagttaa